CACGACGTATGCAACGACAGCCAGTTTGAAAACTGCACACCTCTCGACTTTGCCAATTTCCTTAACGTAAGGGAAGTGACAAAATCCATAGCCGTGTTGCCGAAAGAGAAACTACGGGTATGCTACATGGTCTTTGCCGTGGCGCGGAATATCAGTCCGAGGAACGAGGCGGAGACATGGACGCGGTTGTTCCTTCAACGCTGCGGCATCGCCAGGTCTTACTACGACAAGCACCGCTCCGACATCTGCGCCGATTATGCCACAGAGGACAACCAAAACTACCGCAAATCCATAGACGGAGCCATCGAGGGATGGCGTTCAAGGCGGAAAACCCCGTAAAAATCCGGCTTCTCCCCATTTGTAACATATTAAGAAACTTTGCAAACGCACTATGCGACTGAAATTCAGCGTATAGTGCGTTTGCCATTTTTAACCTTTCCCCGCGGCCGCCACATTGAGCCACATGGGAACGGCTGTAATTTTGCATCGGAACACAAAGGCTGACAAGTCTATCAATCAGCACATTCCAAAATCAAAAATATCAACTAAAACATCTCATTGTCGATGCAGACAAAACGAAAATTACTCAACTCGCAGGAAGCCGCCGACTATCTCGGCTTCTCCCTGTCCTACTTCCGCAAGATGATGATGCGGCGCGTAATCCCCATGTATAAGCCGAGCGGCAAACTCTGCTTTTTCGATCCCGACGACCTTGACGCATATCTCAAGAGCGTCCGCATATCGTCGCATGACGAGATTGAAGCCGAAGCAGCCCGCTATCTCGCGAACAAGAAACCTCTTTAACCACCTACAAATCACCTACAAATCCAATCGTTCAAGACTATGCCTACAGACATTACAATCGTACCGGGTACCAAGTCCGGCAAATCAACGGACACCAAATCCAAGGACTCAAGAACCGCAAATCCAAAGAAAACCCAAATTATCATGGAGTTCCTTCACGAATGTACGCCATACGAGGCCGACGCACTCCGCGCCATGCTCTCGATTGCCGCAGGGAAAAGCACGGTGGAGACCATGCCGCAGTATGACCGCTCCGCGCTCAACCGCTATCTCAACTTCGGATGCGACAAGGAAGCCACCGGAACCGACAGTGTACGGGCGCATCGACAGACCCGGGCACTGGAGCTGATGAAATCCGTGTCACAATATGTGGGGAAGGAGGAGATTATTGACATCACCACCGCGCTGCTCACCGTATCTTCCGACAGGCAGGACATACAGACGGTGTTGAACAATCTTCCGAAATTGCAGACATCGGGCACCAGTCATAATATCGGAAACGTGCCGTCTAATGCGTCGATGCCGAAATAGAGAATCATCGTCAGTCCTCTTTTCCCCTCCGTTTTCGTTGTTTCTCTATCCTTAATTATAAAAAGTCGGAACTGATGTTTGAAGGATATTTGAAAACGCAATCTTATATGAATTGAATATCATAGATATACTGACTGACGAGCAGAGGGGACAAGGAGAACCGCCGAGAAATTTTCATACACAAATTTTCTGTTTTGAAATTTCCAATCTTTGGCATTTCGCCAATAAACCATCTATCAGAAAACAAGGAACATGGAACCACAAAATCAATATCCATTTTCATCTGTAAACATCCGGCTGACATCGGAAGCCGTCGAATGGCTGTCGGGAACAACCACCGACAACGACGGCAACGAAGTTCGCAACATTGCCATCTTCAGCAGACTGCTGAAAGACATGAGAACAACGCCCGGATATGACGATACATTCCGCAGGCCGCTCAACCTGAAGCCCGGTCAGGCTCAATTCTCGGAAATCGGTATCGCCGACAAATGGAATTTTGGACGGAAGAAGATGCACAATATCCTTGCAAAAATGGAGGCCGCAGGACTGGTCGGCATATACAACTCCCGTGTCGGCTCGGCAGTCTCGTTCTCCTGCATAATGGGCTGGAAGAACTCCGTCGGAGAGCTGGTATCTAACGGATTCTTTGCAGATTGAGAGCCGAATCAGATGTGCCATGAATATCCAGAAGTCCAGGTTTGAAGACCGCGTTTTTTGAGAAGTGTTGCGAGATATGTTTTGGTGTTACACCCGGCTCCGCCCGGTTGCACCAAAACGCCTCGCCCTCCCTGCGGTCAGGGTCATGGCCGCTCGCAGGCTCGCACCCGATAATCAGTTTTACATATCACCGAATATCCGCTTATATGAATCATACAGATAACAGCCCCGACAAGAACGCCGGAAAGACAAAGCGAAAGAAGCTGCCGCCAGAGGCCGTGCGCTCCTGCACAGTCACCACAAAGATGACAGCCGCCGAGCGTCGGAAGATACACGAAATGGCCGGAGGATGCGGACTGACTCCAAGCGACTACATGAGGCATAGGGCACTCGGCTATGAGCCGCCGTCGGCACTGACGACCGAGGAAAAGGCATTGCTGCGCAACCTTGACGGATGCCGCTTGGACATTCTCAACTTCGCCAATGCACTCGCCGGAATGGGGCATGACGAGAGAATACGGCTTTTCCAAAAGGTGTCGTTCATGCTCGACTGGTACAAGCAGGTAGTGCCTATTACCAATGCCGTCACCGAGTTTATTAACGTCGTTACGAGCAGCGGCAGAATCAGGATAAGGACAACCAGAAAGAATAAAGACAACTGAAAACATGATAGCGAAAGCCAAATCAATATCGCACGGCATAAACGCGCTGAACTACATAACAGGCGTGTCGGCGAACAAGAAGCACCTGGAGAATATAT
The sequence above is drawn from the Duncaniella freteri genome and encodes:
- a CDS encoding helix-turn-helix domain-containing protein; amino-acid sequence: MQTKRKLLNSQEAADYLGFSLSYFRKMMMRRVIPMYKPSGKLCFFDPDDLDAYLKSVRISSHDEIEAEAARYLANKKPL
- a CDS encoding plasmid mobilization protein, with product MNHTDNSPDKNAGKTKRKKLPPEAVRSCTVTTKMTAAERRKIHEMAGGCGLTPSDYMRHRALGYEPPSALTTEEKALLRNLDGCRLDILNFANALAGMGHDERIRLFQKVSFMLDWYKQVVPITNAVTEFINVVTSSGRIRIRTTRKNKDN